The genomic stretch gggttgagccctgcgtcaggttccctgctcagcaggcagcctgcttcgcCCTCACCCTCCGTCTCTcctccatgctcatgctctccctgtctctttctctcaaataaataactaaaaccttaaaatttttttttaattaaaaaaaaaaaagggttagaGCTGGGAGGGGGCCATAGGGAGAAgggaagcttttctttttcttttttttttttaaagatcttatttattcatgagagaggccaagacacagctccatgcagggagctggacatgggactcgatctcgggactccaggatcgcgccctgggccaaaggcggcgctaaaccgctgagccacctgggctgcccccaaatcaTCCTTGTTTTCGAGAACCTAGttctatgggggcacctgggtggtggctcagcagttgagcatctgccttgggcttagggcatgatcccgggatcgagtcccacatcgagctccccgcagggagcctgcttctccctctgcctgtgtctccgcctctctgtctctcgtgaataaataaaatctttaagaaataagaacTTGATTCTACGTACGCATTAACGTGAGCCTCCAGCTTTGCAGTCATCTGTCAGCTGTCCAGAGGACGTCTAACACCgcctttcttctttcccacatGCAGCATAATAAGTGCGCGACCTACTCTGTGGGAATGCAGAAAACCTACTCCATGATCTGCTTAGCCATCGATGATGATGACAAAACTGACAAAACCAAGAAAATCTCGAAGAAGCTTTCTTTTTTGAGCTGGGGCACCGACAAGAACAGAGTGAAGTCGGCCAGCACCTTGTGCCTCCCGTCGGTTGGGGTGGCGAGGCCTCAGGTCAAGAAGAAGCTCCCTTCCCCTTTCAGCCTTCTCAACTCCGACAGTTCTTTGTACTGACGCGAGGAAACAGAAAACCTTCAGGCCCCAAACGTCTCCGGTGCTGACCAGGCCTTCGCATCTGTGCCACAGTGGAAAGATTCCCAAACATTCGCAAATCCCATCTTCTCACTGGGTTAAACTCACAACTGGTAGGGCTTCACGAAGGAAAGTAACGAGAAGCCTCGAGAAACTTGGGGAGTGTCACCATAGTGCTGCCaagttatttattatataaagtatTGTAAATAGAACGGTAAATAGTCCTAGAAAATAGGGCTGTTGTTAATGGCTAGTCACGATTTGTGGTTCCTATCAGAATTACGTGGGGCTGCCTCTGTTGGGCCTTCCTGTAATCGTTTCCAGCCTTGGGTAGTAATAGATCATTCCTTGACTCAGAATCCAGACGACCCCAAATCGAGGCAGGTCAAGGGACCGGATTTAGTTAGATTACTAAGTTAGTGTTACCTAGAAGTGCTCCGAAGAACTGCTTCCTAAGGGGAATTCATGTACCTAAAATGCTAAGATTTTGCGAGTATTTCTGCATAATTATGAATGCTATTTCCAGATAAAGTCTAGTGCCAAGTCTGTCGTAACTTATCAGAtcgaaacagaaacaaaacatagccaaaaaaaaaacccccccacacacaatttAGGAGCAGTGTTGCTTCCAGTCTGATGTCATTTACAAGTTGCTAACACAGTGGCCGTGTTAGACGGGGATGCTATCTACAAGGTAGACGATATGCTGTTTGAtactcaaaacatttttctttttgtttaaagtaGAAAATGCGTAATTGTATATTTTAAGAGTCTTTGAGATGGGTTAGAAACATTTTATAAGGTAAAGATGTAAATGATTCTAGTTTAAAGctctatttgactttttaaaacgACGTTCTTACGCGTGTATTTCTCTTGCCATTAAGTTGGATGATGCCGTGATTTTCGTAAGATTCATGGTTGACACAAGTtatatagcttaaaaaaaaaaagcattgaaatcTATTTTTGAGAATTAACaagaacttaaatattttctagtgtGCAATATGAAAAGGGAAGCAACCATATTTGGGAAAGTGTATCCACTGCTTTTAgagacatttttatataaatatttaaataaacatattcGTTTGCCTgaattagtggttttttttttttttttctttttccccccacttattTCAGTCTTTTCAAATTGGCTCTACCCTAAAGCACAAAATGTCCTTATGGTTTGGTTGTTTATAATGACTAACATTTCATAAGACAGGACTTCCAGAGCTCACCATAGTGTCTTTGAAAACGTAAGGCATCTTTAAGAGCATTTATTTTTTGTCGCCGATTGTACCTTTTGGTCCGCACCCCGGGCTCTCCTCTCTGGATGCCTCTGCCCTGACATTTTCCTATACAGCTTCCCCCTGTGGGGCTATAAGTTTGCAAACACATTCTTTTCCTCCTTCGTGCACAGTggctttttatctttaaaacGGAACTCCAAACTCCAGGCTGTGTTCTGAAGACATGTTCAGTGACTGTGAACAAACTGTGCAGCtaccaggaagggagggagggaggaaggaaggaagaaaaaaaggcagtACAACTGTTTATTTACCCTGGCAGCGCCCTTAAAACACAGTGATATTAAGGCCACACTGGAAGAACACCAGCTCTGCCACCAGGAACAAGGGGTTTATGGTACGGAGCACAGCGCCTCACTCTTGGTTTCCTTTAGACGGTCATGTCTACCTCCTAAAATGTGATTAGACCGTTCCATGATAGACACAGGTTAGTCTGCCCTGGCTGGCTTTTTGCAGGATTTGAGAGTCTCTTACTAAACTCTCTTAGGAAGATCCCCATGCCCACCCCGACTTTTAAggattttagatttatttattttgtgagagacagagagggaggatcCCAAGCACactctgctgaacatggagcccagcacggggcttgatctcatgacctggagatcaggatctgagccaaaacccagaatTGGACGCTCAACCGacagcaccacccaggtgcctgtttttgtttttaaaaagattttgttattaGGTAATggctacacccaatgtggggcttactcaaccccgagatcaagagtcatgggCTCTACCGACCGAGCTGGCCAGGTGTCCCCTCCACGCCCCTTCTTCCACTAGCAGAGTGAGGGCTGTGCTACCTGGAGCCCACTAACTTAGACGCCTGAACCCAGAGAGCAAGGCAGGGGAACTGCCGGCTTCCATGCAGGCCTCCCCTCATTCATTAGATGCTGTGAAAGGACAGTCTttgttctcaatttttaaatatgaaaacaaaacacgaTCCTGTAGCTTGTGGTCCAAGCAGAGAGGATGCTGCGAGAAGAGCCGTCACCTGGGCTGTGTGAAGAACGCTTGAATGTGCTGTGCCACTGCTGGTCCCACGACTGGCTCCAGCTCTCGTAGGGAAGCATTACTTAGTTGCTGGATACTTGGGAACTTCTGAAGCAGAAGGAGAGCTTTAACTTTTCCAACTCCTGGGATCTGCTGCACAGTTCGAAGGAGGGATAGCTCAGGGATCGGAGCCCGTTTCTTACTGAGGAAAGGGTTCTTACTGGGCTCTTTGGTTTGTTCTTGAACCTAAACcaatggtaaaagaaaaaagcGTGTGAGCGCCCTCTAGAGGGACTGGCAGTTCTCTTAAAAATTGATGGAaatttagtttttactttttcatttggtTCAGCTTGATTTGCCACTACAAATGTTTTCCAATACCATGAATATAATTTCTCCGATATCAGCAAAGTTACCGAGAGATGAACCACAGGAGTACAcaaaagactaagaaaaattGATTAAAACTTGAAATTTCAGAATGCTTCGGGTAAAGCAATGAAAGCAAACGCTGAGGAGTTAAGCATGTTCCTGTGGTCTACGAACAAACGACTCAGTTGTATGGGATTAAATTAAAGCTAAACTTGGACTTGCTTGGTGCAGGACCCGGGGAGAGCTTGCCTATCCAAGGAGAAACTCAAATTTTCAGTTAGCGGTGGGCATGGGACGGCAGACAGTAGCTTTACATCAAGGGAGGTTAGGAACAGCGAAGCAAGGAATGTGGCAGAGAAGGAAGTGATCTACCAACAACACGGCGCtgcctgcatttttctttttctttctttttttaaagattttatttaagattaatttattaagataaatagtaagattttatttaagatttattgagaCAGAATTAGTGAGAAACAGAGATAgcggagcagagggtgagggagagggagaagcagactccttgctgagcaggatcctgatgcgggacttgatcccaagaccccaggatcatgacctgagccaaaggcagacacttaaccgactgagccacccaggtcccccgcTGCTTGCATTTTTCAGTTTGGTTCTCAATCCTTGCTACACCGAAAGGGAAATTTAAAACCAACACAACAAAAATTGATGCTTTAGGCCCTGACATTCTGATTTTTACTTGGTCTGAGGTAAGGCTCATGAATCACTGTTCTTAAAAGTTCCTCAAGAAATTCTAAAGCACGGACAAGATGAATAATCGGTAAAGACAATGCAgaaccaggactttttttttttttttttaagattttatgtatttattcatgagagacccagagaaaagcagagacacagacagagggagaagcaggctccatgcagggaggccaatgtgggactcgatcctgggatccccgtgtcacgccctgggctgaaggcagatggtgaaccgctgagccacctaggcacccctccctgtttttgttttttttaaaggatcatctGCTTTGGGCTGCAGTTGACCGCAGATGGGTGAGCGCTACTGTAGATGGGGCTGAGGGGTTGCAACCGTAGCAAGGGCAGCAGCTGGAGTAAAAGATCCAGAAAGGTCAGGTGAAAGTCTGTAGGGCAGGGCTCCCACAGAGGAGCAGGAATCCGTACTTACCAACTGGATAATAAGGCAGGACGCTTCCATCTGGCTGGCCACTGGAAGCAACACCATCCCAAGGTCCAGCACGGTGAACTTCTGTATGGCCGAGAAGTACTGTTCACTCATCTGCGTCTTCTCAACAATTACAATCCCTTGGAGATTACTGGACTTCAAAGGAAGAGATGAAAAACCAAAGCAgtaagccatttttttaaaagatattcttttttaatgattttatttatttattcatgagagacacacagagagagagagagagaaggagagaggcagagacacaggcagagggagaagcaggctccatgcagggagcccgatgcagaacttgatctggggaccctggggtcactccttgaaccaaaggcaggtgctcaaccgctgagccatgcaggtgcccccatAAGCCATTTTGTAACACAACCACCTTGCAGGTAGTTTAAGAAACctgcgcaaaaaaaaaaaagaaataaagaaagctgggcagccccggtggctcagcggtttagcgcctgccttcagcccagggcctgatcctggagacccgggatcgagtcccacgttgggctccctgcatggggcctgcttctccctctgcctgtgtctcattaaaaaaaaaaaataataataatttaaagcattaaaaaaaaagaaagctgtcagTCCAGCAGTGCTGCCAATCGTTTGTATATAAATCATCCCCAaggatgggggcgggggcagctgggGAGTCGATTCTCAGTTTCAGTacttacattccttttttttttttttttttttttttggtacttacATTCCTAACCCGAACAAGTTTCTTCCTGTAGCCATTTCCTGCCACCAGATCGGCTTCGGTGACATAGAGAATGCAAGATCTGCTGGACAAATAAAAATCCACCGGTGTCAGGCCATCCTCAAAAACGATTTTAACTTTCCCTTAGGACACAAGAGAAGGAGGAGTTTCGTGAgctctcgggggggggggggggggggcggggatgggggaggCGACAGTAGGCAGGACGTCTCGGGGGAGGGCAGCCCACCGACCTTGCATCCCCTGCACCAGCTGCGACCCGCGCCACCTGTCGTTGGCCACCACATGCCCAATAGGCACGTGCACGGGGCCCGTGCTCCCCGCGGGGTTCCTGGCCATCGGCAGCCTGACCTAAGAGGTGAGGCGGAGGGCGGCATCAGAGCGGGTCCCCGTCgctccgccccgcgcccccgagGCCGGGCGCCCCTGCACGGGGAGTCCGTTTGCAGCATCTTTAAAAGACCGAATCATCCGCCAAAGCCTTAGACCCGGGAGATTCCCCTCACTTCCGTCACCTGCCGCTCGGTCTGCACCACGGTCCCTCCGCGCGCTCCGCGGCCGGCGCCCAGCGGGTCCGCAccccacctgcgccccggggcccGAGGATGCCGCGCTCTTACCTGCCGCCCGCCAGCCACTTCCGGTCCCCCTCGGGCGCGCTCGCCGAGGTTTCATCCTGCCCGCCCTCCGCCTCCCGCGGAGGCGCCGGATAGGCTAGAGCGTCGGAGATCGACACTTGAGCTGACCAATAGGAGAACGGACTACTCGCTGTTTCCGCCCCCCGCAGGGATTTGAATGGAGGGCCGCTGGTTGCCAAGAGCGACGGGCGCGGAGTAACCTTGGCTCTGATTGGTCGATAGGAAAGCGGAGCCAATGGCGGGCGGGGTTACTACGAAGTGCATTGCGTAGGAGAAGCGTCCGGCCCGTGGGCGGGGCTCGGGCTCCAGGGAGCGGTCCCCACCTGCGAGCGTGGCTGCACGTCGGTCCAGCGCTGCTCCGACCGCATCCTGCAGCCACGATGCCCCTGGGGTTTCCCAGGGGCCGCAAGAGCCAGTTTGTAAGTAGATCGCGGGGCCCGGGAGTtaaaggggaaggggtggggttTGGCCTGAGGTCGAGGCCAGGGAGCACCACGAAGGGCAGTGGTCTTCCATCCGAGAAGCCCCGGCCGGGGTGTTCTAAAGCATCCTGTATCCCAGGGCCGGCCTGGCTCTCGGACAGGAGTCGCCTTGTCCCCCCCGCAACGTTTGCTGCGGGGTCGGGGAGCGCCCCCCGCGAACGCCCCGGCCACCTGCCCCCCGGGTTCCCGCCCGCGCCCTGCACCGCCTGCCTCAGCAGCAGCCCCTCGCCCCTGCGTCGGGTTTCTGCGCTCCTTACCACCCGGAGCCTccaagacacacacacgcacgctcCAGCCatttctccttatttatttatttatttatttatttatttatttatttatttatttacttacttacttatttatttattttttgtaaaaaaatgttttatgcgTTCAGGAGAGACATAGAAACGCagagagagcccgatgcgggcctcgaccccgggaccccaggatcaccatctgagccggaggcagacgctcaaccgctgagccacccaggcgtcccttccagCCATTTCTTCCATCCCTCCAGGCCTTTGCTATTGCTTCTGCCTGGAACGCTTCCCTCCAGTGCCTGCCATGGCCACCGTCACTGTAGGCGCCTTCTCCCACCTTCCCGCTTACCACTTGCCCGATTTGCCTCCCCCCGGGCCCAGTTTCAGTGGGTGTTCTCACTAGGCCACAGGTTCTCCTTAGTTTTAAGGTATGAAAACTCTTAAATGGGAGCGGTTCCCACTCTTACCCCAGCCCGTTCTTCCAGCCTGTCCTCAGAGGCTTCTGTATTCCAGCAAATTGGAATATTCGTTGTTTCTAGAACACTGCGGCCAACGCTGCCTTCTTCCCATTGttcatgctgttccctcttcctagaatgcttttccatcccttttCCCACACGTGAGGGCAGTGGCTATCTTTGATGACCCCGTCTACATGCCTCTGTGGTTTCCTCCCAATGGGACACGAGAGGCCCCCTTGCTGGCTCCAGACCCCTCCCCGGCCATCCCAGCACCAGATTGTCTTTACCTTGCCCTTGGCGCTCTCCGTAATTCTGTGCTGCACGGTCGGTACTTGGGTGTTTTCCCTCCGTACTCTTACTATCTTGAGGATGAAGACAGGGTTTCTTCCTTGCAGTCCTGGTGTTTGGCCTGTAGGAGGTGTGAGTAATGACTCCTGCCTAGAAAGTGAACATTGGGCTATACTCGGAAACTTCTGAATGACTGCCAGTCGCCCAAAGCCAGATTCTCTGATTTCCATTGCATGTAGGAGCTGGTTTTCATTATTCTGTGTCTTTGAGATAACTAcctaaagccttttttttttttttaaatacttttgttCTTCATACTACAGTGAATAAGTTAATGTACCACTACGTAATAGTATTAGAACATTCTGAATATGGCTAAATACCTAGCTTTACCAGGAGGTTTTATATACTCCTATGTCTTCCTATtacttttaaaaggtattttatttatttttcaattttaattttgttttttttgaagattttatttattcatgagagacacacagagagaggcggagacacaggcagagggagaagcaggctcccccgaggagcctgatgggggattcaatcccaggattccgggatcgtgacctgagccaaaggcagatgccccaccacagagccacccaggcgcccctaaaatattttatttaaattcagtttaccaccatataggataacacccagtgctcatcctgtcaagtgccctctttagtgCCCATCATCTGGTTTACTTAAAGTCTTTATTTAGTGTCCTGCGTGATGTGGAGTAATGGGGACAGTGCTTGAGTTCCAGGGTTGATAAAGACAAGAAGGTTGCCTGCTCTCAGGAAGCTTTCATTCTGCAGGGGGGCAGCAAGCGAAGGAGTAGGGTCATTGGAGGTCGTGCTGTGAAACAAATGGAGGTCCTAGATAGTGATTCTGGGGCATGGTCAGGGGGAGGTGAGAGGGCCCCCACAATGGGCAGCTGCAATGGTGTTCCCTGGGTGGGCATACTTGCCTGGCCATATGGGAATTGTGGATGGCATGGGGAGGACTGCGTTCTTAATGGGGTTAGATCCTTGGGTGGCCAGTGCAGGTGTTCCCTTTCAGGGTCAAGGAAGGGTGGTGACAGGACCTCGGTGATCCCATACACCAGTGACGCTGCTGTGTTTCATTTGTGCAGAAACACATCATCCATGGCCTTCTACCTGCAGCCAGCATCGCACCAAAGCCAGCTGTGCCCCGCACACCTCCTCCCCGCAGCCCGAACCCTTCTCCAGAGAGACcaaggtgagtctcaggtgaatAGGCCTTGAGGTCAGCCTTGTAGTGCCAAGTGGTGGGTGCTGGAACTGTTCAAACTggtaagaaaaatcacaaatcgGGCCATTAGATTCATGTTCTTTGAAATGTGATTATCATGATTCTGTAATGAagtgtttaatattttctgtGGGATAATGGTCTATTCCTTCAAGTGTATGGGGTTTCCACATTTCATAATTGAATGCAATTAGTATTTTTCCAGATATAAAGCACTGAAGCTCAAGTATATAGGTTCATAATAtgttgaaaagaatttaaaattatgcACATACTATTCTTCTGAAACACAAGCTGCCTTTTAAAAGAGCTGAtttgagggaaggaagaaagaagagtgtTCACCCCCCAGGGCCCGGGATTCCATCTTCTCATGTTCCCAACACCAGAAAATtgactttcttttattatttttttttttttactttcttttatacCCAGCACTCTTGCCTGTACCTTCTAAGGGTTAAGACACAGGAGaatttcagagtatttttttaCCCATAAAAAACATGGATACATGGCTTGACTTACCAATGAATTGATGATAAGAACTaatttcaggggcagcccaggtggttcagcgggttagcgccacctttagcccagggcctgatcctggagacttgggattgagtcccacgtggggctccctgcatggagcctgcttctccctctgcctgtgtctctgcctctctcttgctctctctgtgtctctcatgaataaataaataaataataaaatcttaaaaaaaaataaagaactaattTCAGGCAAGagtggtaccttttttttttttttagtgtccttCAAAACTAGAATATCATATGCCTCTTGAGAAAAAAGCACTTTGAAATATTGttagtgtttgttttttccttaaatatcatGTTGATAACAAGAATAGCCATTTATTAGTGTTTACCTCACGCAGAGGCCTGTTGTTAAGTCCTTCAGAAGCATGATCTCATTCCACCCTCTCAACAACCTTCGACCCTTGGAGAGAGGTGTTGCCCGCCTCTCTAGCTTGACCTCAAGTGTTCTGCATTGGTCCGAATTCTTGCTGGGCGAGTGGTGGCACCACGGCATTGGACACCTGTCGATCTGTCCGGCTCTTCAGTGTTCATGTGACCGACTCTGACTTTGTGTCACTAGGGCTTATGTGGCAGCAGTAACAGCAAGAGAGCTAGCTTTACATTCCATCCTGGAGCAGAAAAACAAGCATGTTTCATTTAATGACAAGCATGCTGTAGGTTCATTAGAAACTCTCTGTTGTCTCTTGTGCTATATGAAAATGTCTTCCCAGACTTATAGTCTTATCTTTATGAgccaaaaattatcaacaaggcTTTGGCAATTGTggcatatttctgtatattttttttatttacaagaaATGGCATTCCAATTACACTGAGATGTCCCTGCGCTTCGCGTGTAGTGTAATAGCGTAAGAATCTgacagccagggatccctgggtggctcagtggtttggcgcctgcctttggcccagggcacgatcctggagtcccgggatcgggtcccacgtcgggctcctggcatggagcctgcttctccctcctgctgtgtctctgcctctctctctctctctctgtctatcataaataaataaataaatctttaaaaaaaaagaaagaaaaagaatctgacagccatttatttccatttcctccttcccatccttcGTCTTACTG from Canis aureus isolate CA01 chromosome 1, VMU_Caureus_v.1.0, whole genome shotgun sequence encodes the following:
- the FAAP24 gene encoding Fanconi anemia core complex-associated protein 24 isoform X1, which produces MARNPAGSTGPVHVPIGHVVANDRWRGSQLVQGMQGKVKIVFEDGLTPVDFYLSSRSCILYVTEADLVAGNGYRKKLVRVRNSSNLQGIVIVEKTQMSEQYFSAIQKFTVLDLGMVLLPVASQMEASCLIIQLVQEQTKEPSKNPFLSKKRAPIPELSLLRTVQQIPGVGKVKALLLLQKFPSIQQLSNASLRELEPVVGPAVAQHIQAFFTQPR
- the FAAP24 gene encoding Fanconi anemia core complex-associated protein 24 isoform X2, with product MSEQYFSAIQKFTVLDLGMVLLPVASQMEASCLIIQLVQEQTKEPSKNPFLSKKRAPIPELSLLRTVQQIPGVGKVKALLLLQKFPSIQQLSNASLRELEPVVGPAVAQHIQAFFTQPR
- the FAAP24 gene encoding Fanconi anemia core complex-associated protein 24 isoform X7 codes for the protein MARNPAGSTGPVHVPIGHVVANDRWRGSQLVQGMQGKVKIVFEDGLTPVDFYLSSRSCILYVTEADLVAGNGYRKKLVRVRNSSNLQGIVIVEKTQMSEQYFSAIQKFTVLDLGMVLLPVASQMEASCLIIQLLLPLLRLQPLSPIYSSAHPSAVNCSPKQMIL
- the FAAP24 gene encoding Fanconi anemia core complex-associated protein 24 isoform X8 — encoded protein: MKPRRARPRGTGSGWRAAGKVKIVFEDGLTPVDFYLSSRSCILYVTEADLVAGNGYRKKLVRVRNSSNLQGIVIVEKTQMSEQYFSAIQKFTVLDLGMVLLPVASQMEASCLIIQLVQEQTKEPSKNPFLSKKRAPIPELSLLRTVQQIPGVGKVKALLLLQKFPSIQQLSNASLRELEPVVGPAVAQHIQAFFTQPR
- the FAAP24 gene encoding Fanconi anemia core complex-associated protein 24 isoform X3, with protein sequence MARNPAGSTGPVHVPIGHVVANDRWRGSQLVQGMQADLAFSMSPKPIWWQEMATGRNLFGLGINLQGIVIVEKTQMSEQYFSAIQKFTVLDLGMVLLPVASQMEASCLIIQLVQEQTKEPSKNPFLSKKRAPIPELSLLRTVQQIPGVGKVKALLLLQKFPSIQQLSNASLRELEPVVGPAVAQHIQAFFTQPR
- the FAAP24 gene encoding Fanconi anemia core complex-associated protein 24 isoform X4, with amino-acid sequence MARNPAGSTGPVHVPIGHVVANDRWRGSQLVQGMQDLAFSMSPKPIWWQEMATGRNLFGLGINLQGIVIVEKTQMSEQYFSAIQKFTVLDLGMVLLPVASQMEASCLIIQLVQEQTKEPSKNPFLSKKRAPIPELSLLRTVQQIPGVGKVKALLLLQKFPSIQQLSNASLRELEPVVGPAVAQHIQAFFTQPR
- the FAAP24 gene encoding Fanconi anemia core complex-associated protein 24 isoform X5 gives rise to the protein MKPRRARPRGTGSGWRAAGQAADGQEPRGEHGPRARAYWACGGQRQVARVAAGAGDASRSCILYVTEADLVAGNGYRKKLVRVRNSSNLQGIVIVEKTQMSEQYFSAIQKFTVLDLGMVLLPVASQMEASCLIIQLVQEQTKEPSKNPFLSKKRAPIPELSLLRTVQQIPGVGKVKALLLLQKFPSIQQLSNASLRELEPVVGPAVAQHIQAFFTQPR
- the FAAP24 gene encoding Fanconi anemia core complex-associated protein 24 isoform X9; translated protein: MSPKPIWWQEMATGRNLFGLGINLQGIVIVEKTQMSEQYFSAIQKFTVLDLGMVLLPVASQMEASCLIIQLVQEQTKEPSKNPFLSKKRAPIPELSLLRTVQQIPGVGKVKALLLLQKFPSIQQLSNASLRELEPVVGPAVAQHIQAFFTQPR
- the FAAP24 gene encoding Fanconi anemia core complex-associated protein 24 isoform X6; the encoded protein is MKPRRARPRGTGSGWRAAGQAADGQEPRGEHGPRARAYWACGGQRQVARVAAGAGDARSCILYVTEADLVAGNGYRKKLVRVRNSSNLQGIVIVEKTQMSEQYFSAIQKFTVLDLGMVLLPVASQMEASCLIIQLVQEQTKEPSKNPFLSKKRAPIPELSLLRTVQQIPGVGKVKALLLLQKFPSIQQLSNASLRELEPVVGPAVAQHIQAFFTQPR